One stretch of Toxoplasma gondii ME49 chromosome XI, whole genome shotgun sequence DNA includes these proteins:
- the ALV3 gene encoding alveolin domain containing intermediate filament IMC3 (encoded by transcript TGME49_216000~Gene product name based on ToxoDB Community Expert Annotation.) codes for MSDAGTPPAVQGELSQPQERVEVVVQPISESPDASSEAEQAGVAAGAFHAEVPYPYPPVSTGMPAPEQPAEMHLPANGQLPEIAEGAETEGLAPVARPPPQVMTALGPMPLPPEVRQKIPEKFVAKPIVEEREIYVSKKEVRERTIEVPHVHYEHKFAEVARSLKIKKLVPRVREVVKEIPREVYKPVIEEKVIEVPQGVKYVEVPVEVPCLYPPKIVPKPKVQVIERIVETIKPVVKEKIVEVPQTVVKQIPKIKTVEVPYYVPRYVEKVIEIPYQPPDAATLPPLMVGGLPSRVSATMPTPFQLGPAPAGHANEVNLPFEARVDVTVSQSPAGPHSPLSASPQTGTAASLKLGRPATTLVNPDRSAPAIDLPEGFTWGPPPNAPPGTFPAPAMPGLPGAAGLPVGAADGLNMPPMMITCPPEVGNVKFAGFLADPDILTRRGVMAYQGFKKEGTFQMLFPPLAPQPGIPLDQTGAPDVNTIVSVNEQMAGQSRHHLIEDLQQQVESEFDQKVNASAMSCTPWASPAVQEREVVYEQ; via the coding sequence ATGTCGGACGCCGGGACCCCGCCCGCTGTCCAGGGAGAGCTCTCCCAGCCTCAGGAGAGAGTAGAGGTGGTTGTCCAACCCATTTCCGAGTCTCCAGATGCGTCGTCCGAAGCTGAACAAGCAGGCGTAGCTGCAGGTGCGTTCCACGCCGAAGTTCCGTACCCGTACCCGCCAGTGTCAACAGGGATGCCTGCGCCTGAACAACCTGCAGAAATGCACCTCCCCGCAAACGGCCAGCTGCCTGAGATCGCCGAGGGCGCCGAAACTGAGGGCCTGGCGCCGGTCGCGCGACCTCCGCCGCAGGTAATGACCGCACTCGGCCCGATGCCGCTGCCTCCAGAGGTCCGACAGAAGATTCCCGAAAAGTTCGTCGCAAAGCCGATCGTCGAGGAGCGAGAGATCTACGTGTCGAAAAAGGAAGTACGCGAACGCACGATCGAGGTGCCCCACGTGCACTACGAGCACAAGTTCGCCGAGGTTGCGCGGAGTCTGAAGATCAAGAAACTCGTCCCGCGCGTCCGGGAGGTCGTCAAGGAAATCCCGCGCGAGGTCTACAAGCCAGTTATCGAGGAGAAGGTGATCGAGGTGCCGCAGGGCGTCAAGTACGTCGAGGTGCCGGTCGAGGTCCCTTGCCTGTACCCACCCAAGATCGTCCCGAAGCCAAAGGTCCAGGTCATCGAGCGCATCGTGGAAACCATCAAACCCGTCGTCAAGGAGAAGATCGTCGAAGTCCCGCAAACCGTGGTGAAGCAAATTCCAAAGATCAAGACGGTCGAAGTCCCCTACTATGTCCCGCGCTACGTGGAGAAAGTCATTGAAATCCCGTACCAGCCGCCAGACGCGGCGACCCTCCCGCCCTTGATGGTCGGAGGCTTGCCCAGCCGTGTCAGTGCGACGATGCCGACGCCCTTCCAGCTCGGCCCCGCACCCGCAGGTCACGCCAACGAAGTCAACTTGCCCTTTGAAGCTCGCGTCGACGTCACCGTTTCCCAGAGCCCCGCAGGTCCGCACTCGCCGCTCAGCGCCAGTCCCCAAACCGGCACTGCCGCGAGCCTGAAACTCGGCCGGCCAGCCACGACGCTTGTGAATCCTGACCGCAGTGCTCCTGCGATCGACCTCCCAGAGGGCTTCACCTGGGGGCCGCCGCCCAACGCGCCCCCCGGCACCTTCCCAGCTCCTGCAATGCCGGGGCTGCCTGGCGCAGCGGGCCTGCCGGTCGGCGCGGCGGACGGCCTGAACATGCCGCCTATGATGATCACATGCCCGCCAGAAGTCGGGAACGTGAAGTTCGCGGGCTTCCTGGCCGACCCGGACATCCTGACTCGACGCGGCGTGATGGCGTACCAGGGCTTCAAGAAAGAAGGCACCTTTCAAATGCTCTTCCCTCCCCTCGCGCCGCAGCCGGGCATCCCTCTCGACCAAACTGGTGCTCCGGACGTGAACACCATCGTGTCGGTGAACGAGCAGATGGCGGGCCAGAGTCGCCACCACCTGATTGAGGACCTCCAGCAACAAGTTGAAAGCGAATTCGACCAAAAAGTAAACGCGAGCGCCATGTCCTGCACACCCTGGGCGAGCCCAGCTGTGCAGGAGCGCGAAGTCGTCTACGAGCAGTAG
- a CDS encoding helicase, putative (encoded by transcript TGME49_215990), translating into MEKVFSLPKSAGGCLKQAAGPGTQVSSPPHAGQTAASACFSFFDPYPVQRDFMAHVTAFLENPEKKFTMLEMPTGTGKTLALLASTLSWLEKNEEKLMVERMQTEDGRRETDRDNMDDTGPRRETKAPPAWIRAAYEAQQRATASGALQDEERRRKERLQRAEALRREMEEAEKETKKERETQAPAASTAAGSGQAAKAAATLWRRRQETYSKEANPSVSSSPGESEKKDNLRLQTEDPQEFLVDFSSLTMKTEGESDSLPVESDRKTVYAPRKTQVIIASRTHSQLRQYVEEIRRIQRAALSPSAASSSSVLCLGRSGRECGAADCPAGKSEREFADAGTPQPLLTRLQVAVLAGRDRLCVNPAARRQDSSTDARREEGVDRSGDIADACALLLDKGQCPFYARRSVLADLALTECMDIEDLTKAGCSPAVMGCPYFAAKEAAKEADVVLLPTSALLATREKEALEASLEGAVVAIDEAHHLPRLLASASSSSLESAILKDAVDGLSEYLATYQDRLHPKSTQALLQLLRFSKTLFDGLSSYRQSASPNSVPGSVFSSKIQQTPHEPPVSSSSSSSFSSSSFSSSSFSSSSFSSSSSSSSASRVNGWTADQEGEGDGEAGGAVCSRFPERTASAGCGPASEEEPFAVFSPSQFLRSFQLGDFALHELLVSLTHPKSQVCRKLRGFLMKRNTRRTHASEQEMRPASLGARRCVERRAEARTPFRSAAEALDGPGQARGGDKTKPEKHNARAGAFHSTCLYTLRAFLDALLAAGSEDKILLRFKVPPAGQLESLTEDGENIPGDGETQNAFAFSSVQVVCLDEVTKCRQCILMGGTMEPRLRFSPLYAALPPSSIFPAFSGSHVIAKENLLLLPLERYHLCTFDSRFSERWRQKEQQEALLHLLVSGASALPPGQGLVVFFSSFSQLRAFSFFLHHQASPALRAAFQHACAHIFIESQDGERVALQRISSVASTSRSASAQSGDGENWAESKKRERADSAGIRGDSPERCQLLTRKGGVTYGRSGPLFEAYKRVLMGEAPSKTPGICLERETLASASSGTAERRGEKPTGLPESASTAASFHASTRECEPPKAALFCVMNGALSEGVNFHDSLARLLVLVGLPFPSIKDPEFQLRAAFFSSVLERTQRNADTHASVGEKRESDTTRVEKNVDKTDSGAARFRAAQTTAQENSVHGRGGNRSMDAEASTVRKLERKPRCAEPTPNGRTSYGLLHCLQTVNQTIGRAIRHSQDYAAVLLVDCRYTAKHIETLLSPWIREALDASRRATEESISPLARDWAEEDLCRDRFGTAKEGHSARPDIPDTCGGLTTRLAGFFKLMAEHEKLKCTSRDCVRACS; encoded by the exons atggagaaagttttttctctccctaAAAGCGCCGGTGGCTGTCTCAAGCAGGCTGCAGGACCTGGAACGCAAGTTTCGTCACCTCCTCATGCAGGGCAGACAGCGGCATCTGcatgcttctctttcttcgaccCCTACCCT GTCCAGCGAGACTTCATGGCACACGTCACAGCTTTTCTGGAAAATCCAGAAAAAAAATTCACCATGCTGGAAATGCCAACGGGGACCGGCAAGACGCTCGCGCTCCTCGCCAGCACTCTTTCTTG gttggagaagaacgaagagaagctgatggtcgagcgcatgcagaccgaAGATGGCCggcgcgagacagacagagacaacatGGACGATACAGGtccaaggagagaaacgaaag CGCCTCCCGCGTGGATCCGAGCAGCGTACGAAGCGCAGCAACGCGCGACAGCGTCGGGAGCTTtgcaagacgaagaacggcgaagaaaggagcgaCTGCAGCGCGCCGAGGCTCTCAGACGGGAGatggaagaagcagaaaaagaaacgaaaaaggagagagaaacgcaggccCCCGCGGCCAGCACGGCCGCTGGCAGCGGACAGGCGGCAAAGGCTGCTGCGACGCTCTGGCGGCGCCGGCAGGAGACGTACTCAAAAGAa GCTAATCCCAGTGTTTCGAGTAGTccaggagaaagcgagaagaaggacaacTTGCGTCTGCAGACAGAGGACCCTCAAGAGTTCCTTGTagatttttcttctctcacaaTGAAAactgaaggagaaagcgactCTTTGCCTGTGGAGAGCGATCGCAAGACAGTCTACGCTCCTCGGAAAACGCAG GTCATCATCGCCAGCCGCACTCACTCGCAACTCAGACAATACGTCGAAGAAATTCGAAGAATTCAACGCGCTgccctctctccgtctgcggcTTCCTCATCTTCTGTTTTGTGTCTTGGACGCTCTGGGAGAGAATGCGGGGCGGCAGACTGTCCGGcggggaagagcgaaagagaattTGCAGACGCCGGGACACCGCAGCCGCTTCTCACTCGGCTTCAAGTGGCTGTCTTGGCCGGTCGAGACCGCCTCTGCGTAAATCCG GCGGCTCGGAGGCAAGACTCTTCGACAGACGCGCGAAGGGAGGAAGGCGTCGATCGCTCTGGAGACATCgccgacgcatgcgcttTGCTGCTCGACAAAGGGCAGTGTCCCTTCTATGCACGACGGAGCGTTCTCGCCGACCTCGCTTTG ACTGAGTGTATGGACATCGAAGACTTGACGAAGGCTGGGTGCTCTCCTGCTGTCATGGGGTGTCCCTACTTCGCTGCTaaagaggcagcgaaggaagcagac GTTGTTCTGCTGCCCACGAGTGCTCTGCTGGCGAcccgcgagaaagaagctcTGGAAGCATCTCTGGAGGGAGCTGTTGTCGCCATCGACGAGGCTCACCACCTCCCGCGCCTTCTTGCCTCggcgtcctcttcctctctcgagtcGGCAATC TTAAAAGACGCCGTGGACGGCCTCAGCGAATATCTCGCGACCTACCAGGATAGGCTGCATCCGAAGTCAACGCAGGCGCTTCTTCAGTTACTTCGATTCTCTAAAACTCTTTTCGATGGCCTCTCCTCCTACCGACAAAGTGCCTCCCCCAACTCCGTCCCCggttctgtcttctcttccaaaATACAACAGACACCTCATGaacctcctgtctcctcttcgtcttcctcttctttctcttcctcttctttctcttcctcgtctttctcttcctcttctttctcttcgtcttcgtcttcttcttctgcttctcgcgtaAATGGATGGACTGCTGAtcaagagggcgagggagacggggAAGCTGGTGGAGCTGTGTGTTCTCGGTTTCCAGAGCGGACAGCTTCTGCGGGGTGTGGACccgcgagcgaggaagagcctttcgctgttttctcgccgtctcaGTTTCTGCGCAGTTTCCAGTTGGGGGACTTCGCTCTGCACgagctcctcgtctctctgacTCACCCGAAAAGTCAAGTCTGCCGGAAGCTTCGGGGCTTCTTGATGAAGCGAAACACACGCCGAACGCATGCGTCCGAGCAAGAGATGAGACCGGCCTCACTAGGCGCCAGGCGGTGCGTagagagacgcgcagagGCGCGAACGCCTTTCCGGTCTGCAGCAGAGGCTTTGGATGGCCCCGGTCAAGCGCGTggtggagacaaaacgaaGCCGGAAAAACACAACGCGAGAGCTGGCGCATTTCACTCCacgtgtctgtacaccctgCGGGCGTTCCTCGAcgcgcttctcgccgctGGCTCCGAAGATAAAATTCTCCTCCGATTCAAGGTCCCCCCTGCAGGACAACTCGAGAGTCTGacggaggacggagagaacaTCCCGGGAGATggcgaaacgcagaacgccttcgctttctcctccgtGCAAGTCGTCTGTCTCGACGAAG tgacCAAGTGTCGCCAGTGCATTTTGATGGGCGGAACGATGGAACcgcgtctccgcttttctcctctttacGCGGCCTTGCCACCTTCGTCGATTTTCCCCGCTTTCTCGGGGTCTCACGTCATCGCAAAGGAGAacctgctgcttctccctctcgaaCGCT ATCACCTGTGCACCTTCGATTCGAGATTTTCGGAAAGATGGAGACAAAAGGAGCAGCAGGAAGCCTTGCTTCACCTCCTTGTCTCGGGCGCCTCTGCGTTGCCGCCGGGACAGGGCCtggtcgtcttcttctcctccttctcgcagTTGCGCGcattctccttcttcttgcacCACCAAG CGTCGCCGGCGCTTCGCGCGGCGTTccagcatgcatgcgcccaCATTTTCATAGAAAGTCAAGACGGCGAGCGGGTCGCTTTGCAGAGGATCTCTTCGGTAGCTTCTACGTCTCGCTCTGCTTCCGCTCAGTCAGGGGACGGCGAGAACTGGgcagagtcgaagaagagagaacgcgcgGACTCAGCAGGCatcagaggagacagtccaGAACGTTGCCAGCTTCTCACTCGGAAAGGAG GCGTGACGTACGGCCGCAGTGGGCCGCTCTTCGAAGCGTACAAACGCGTTCTGATGGGGGAGGCCCCCAGCAAGACGCCAGGTATTTGTCTTGAGCGCGAAACTCTCGCGTCGGCGTCGTCCGGCACTGCGGAAcgacgtggagagaagccgacagGCTTGCCTGAAAGTGCCTCTACAGCTGCCAGTTTTCATGCAAGCACACGCGAATGCGAGCCGCCCAAAGCCGCCTTGTTTTGCGTCATGAACGGCGCGCTTAGCGAAGGCGTGAATTTCCACGATAGCCTAGCCAGACTGCTAGTCCTCGTAGGGTTGCCGTTTCCTAGTATCAAGGATCCGGAGTTTCAGCTGCGGGCGGCTTTCTTTTCATCTGTGCTCGAgcggacacagagaaacgcagacacacacgctTCTGTCggggaaaaacgcgagagcgacacAACACGCGTCGAAAAAAACGTCGACAAAACTGATAGCGGAGCAGCGCGCTTCCGGGCGGCGCAAACCACAGCTCAGGAGAACAGTGTTCATGGGCGAGGAGGGAACCGGAGCATGGACGCTGAAGCCTCGACCGTGAGGAAGCTTGAGAGAAAACCCCGCTGCGCTGAACCAACTCCCAACGGCCGAACCAGCTACGGTTTACTCCACTGCTTACAAACAGTTAACCAAACCATCGGGAGAGCGATCCGGCACAGCCAAGACTATGCCGCAGTTTTGCTCGTTGACTGCCGCTACACTGCGAAACACATCGAgacgcttctttctccgtggATTAGAGAGGCTCTCGACGCCTCCCGCAGAGCCACAGAGGAGTCTATTTCGCCTCTCGCCCGGGACTGGGCAGAGGAGGACCTCTGCCGAGATCGCTTCGGGACAGCAAAGGAGGGGCACTCCGCCAGG